The genomic stretch aaaataaaattttattttttaatatgagattgaAGAccgattaatatatatatatatatatatatatatattttttttttttatgttcccaagaaagatgtatttttttaatatggatatgatttttttttcaatacttcaatttaaaaagagaagataatatatttttagtgtgaaataaaaagaatttaaaataatcttttaaattttattatttataatatatataggttatatttacattaattatttttaaattttttatataaaatattaaaattctaaatatatttttttaatttttttcagattaaaCAAAGTCAACCAAGTAACTCAATCTCGTGAACGGGTTATCCACCAGCCAGGTTTAATAAGTATAATAAGAGGCAGTTGATCCGTCACGGGCCATCTACGTATATTATTACCTGGGAagcttttgaaaaaatcttcaaaaactaCAAAGCCCAGGCCCGGTTTACAGCACAGGCATGTCACCCTTGTGAAACTAGCAAGAACCCAGAAATCTAATTCTGCACTTTGCCCATTTAAAGTTAGCTGCAGAAGCCTTGCCCGCTCACAAGGAGCCATTGACTCGCCACGTAgatttgtttggcattgcggccaaatcaaaaaaattcaattttttttttgcaaaattgaaTGTGATTTATACTGATGTTTTGATGTTGCTGATGTTGAACTTATTGGCTTTTCAATCGATTTCTGGTCTGTACTAATCTAGCAACAATTTCGATTAATTTAAAAAGGGAACCTGCAAAAacgaaattatatttgttttgtgtcAGCAACTATAATTCCAATTTTAAAATTCTGAAAGAATCTGAGCAAATAATGAAGTAACTAAATTAGAGGCATCTActtttggtttagttttggcAGCTAGATAAACACGACGAGGGCTACATTGTGGTGGACTTATtgtctcatatatatatataaatacatggcTGACCTGTATTGAAAGGCAGCCAAATTCCCCGAAGTTTACCCTAACCAccgtatttttttaacattaagaaCTTTCCATAAAAGACTAATGTTCGGTTTACTTTCTTTGCTATTGAATGGGGtatttatgtttagttaaaaaaatgatttttttatttaaattaaattaaaaattgtttataaacttttttaaatttaataaaaagttggagtttttactttttaacctataaattttatttataccacatatttatttcaaaaagttattttgaatcatttttattaaacatatttGTAACTTAaagtcaatttaatttattatttttgaattataattaagaaaaaaatagttttttttataaacactaTCAAATATACTCCAACCTAAAACTGATCGATCCAACTTTCTTCGATGATTCGCGTGGTCCGCAACAAGAAGCAACGGCATTACTTGGTGGTGAAGCACCCTCAACTTCGTGAGGGGTTCCTAAAAGTAATTTTTCACACTTTTTTAACCGATGTAGTAAGTATGAGAAACATTTCAGGCGTCTGCTGTCACAGGttgtataatttctttttatataaaaaattaataaattaaaaacttaagtcTCGTgtcatttcattaattaaattgacagttgaaatatttataaaaaacaataaaaaatacactgaatttatttgaattatcaaataatccaatatgaaaacaaattataaagcatcagcttagaaaaaagaaggaaggaaagcCAACTATAATATtactataattatatatattactgtAGATAGTAAAACGCGTTGCGAGGTACTGATAGTTTTTTGGATAATAGCCTTTAAACCAAAAGATACCAGTTTGCATCTGTCTTAATTCTACACGTATGTTCTTAACTTCTAAGgctacatatataaaaatatatcggACCCTTTTTACCAAAATCGATGTGCTCCTCTGTAAGTTGAAAGAAAATTCTGGAACAACCCCCCAACTCCCACGTCATCTAAAGTGGGAAGTCAATTGCTCCTATTGCCGAGTAGATTTCCCCAAGTTTAATGACAACTTCATCAAGTTAGTTTCTTCCTGTGTCCTTCTCCAACGATTCCGTTTTCGAGTTCTATATAAGTAAAATGGGGTCTGAAGGAAAATAGAACCTGTTAATTGTGTATCTGAAAGAAAGTTCCTACACCATTAATAACCCAATTTCTTTCTCTTAAATGCTAAGTAAAATGTTAGCAAGGATGTCTGGCTACTGTATACTCTTAAATATCCTGTTTTACCTTCAAgctctattaaattttttcttcgcAAGTGTCAAAACAAGCTTGAGTCCTGAAAAGCTGAAGAAACAACAGGGTTGTGTTCAATATCATGACAGGGAACATCATGAAAAACTAAACCAGGCAGATATAAAAATGGTCATGAACAGGTTAGGATTGGTGTTTCATGAAGACGGCTTGGGTGGTGACGAGGGGTTCGGTGCAGATGAGCTATTAAGTTTATTCGAGGAAGAGGAACCCTGCAGCTTGGAGGAGGTGAAGGAAGTTTTTGACGTGTTTGATGAGAACAAGGATGGGTTTATAGATGCAAGAGAGTTAAACAGGGTGATGTGTCGTTTGGGTTTGAAGGAAGGGATGGAAGTAGAGGAGTGTTCAAGAATGATCCAAGCCGTTGGAGAGGACAGGAAGCAAAAGATCGATTTCAACGACTTTTTCAGGTTTATGGAGAGGTGTTATTACTGAACGCCTGTTACAACGTTGCTTGATGACTGAAAGGCATGTGAATTATTAtggatatttttctttttggacaTCCTTGTTTCGTGAGGCTATTAATTAATCTAGTGCAAGTTgttcttcctccttttttttctttgaaactgCTTGCTAGTGGTGCAACAATGTTATATATCATGGGAAGGCTTGACCTCCTCCTTACATTAAGTATAAATCTAGATGGAAAGATAAATTTGTCATTgtatttgttattttccttttgtttgctGTCTGTCCGAACACAGGACCAGAAGCCCAGCCCTGAATGCATTGACGTATGTATGTGTTCAAGACTGTGTCTTTGTCTGGATGCGATGTTTTGTTGGGCTTGATGCAGACCCGGAACACAGTATAAATACCAAATGTTTATGAGCTGTTGGGTCATCTATGTTTGTTGGATGTAAATCCGGAACCCCCACGCAAAAAAACGTAGAGAAGACGAAAGAATGAAATATAAAACAGCCGCTTAATGGTGGCGCGTTAGCCCATGACAACAGTATACCGAAAGATCATCTCACCACATGATACGTTTCTTGAACGGCAGGTAACTATATGCACACGAAACTTTTTGCGCAGAAGTAGACAGTTGCAAAACAGATACACCCCATGTGGGTGTGAAATGAAATCACACAAGATTCTGCCGATGAGGGAACGAAAGGAAACGGTGTTCAACAGTTCCCATCAGGAGGGGTGGGTTGTGTTTGCTTCTGGTTGCAGACTTTGTGCCTGAATTCTGCAGACCCGTGAGAAAAGAATGTTTGACACAAGTTTCAGTTTCTTGTTTTGCGTCTTTATtagctgcagcagcagcagcatcgtCACCGTGACCATCAACAACAAAATTCAAGATCCTCTTCCACTTTGCGGCAACAAACCAAACCACCTCTTTTCCCTTAAAAAAACCACCCTTTTAACGTCAAGCTCCTGATAATCTTCAACCTCTGTTTCCCTTTTGGACACCGTAAACTAAGCAAAATACTCTGATACCAATGTCATTTCGTAGTTTTCATTCCATGCCCTTTGAATTTGCTCCTTCCTTCTCAGGAGACTGT from Populus alba chromosome 8, ASM523922v2, whole genome shotgun sequence encodes the following:
- the LOC140955859 gene encoding probable calcium-binding protein CML45; its protein translation is MVMNRLGLVFHEDGLGGDEGFGADELLSLFEEEEPCSLEEVKEVFDVFDENKDGFIDARELNRVMCRLGLKEGMEVEECSRMIQAVGEDRKQKIDFNDFFRFMERCYY